One Hyla sarda isolate aHylSar1 chromosome 11, aHylSar1.hap1, whole genome shotgun sequence genomic window carries:
- the LOC130294954 gene encoding olfactory receptor 12D2-like, which yields MNIQIQPAGQAANSNYSRVSINRTSLEDFILVGFTEDKELQVVLFCIFFMFFLLNITGNISILWFVTFDSSLHTPMYFFLGNLSFYDISFSSVVVPKMLYDFLSRQNTITFGGCIAQMHFFHFLGSSEVTLLTIMSYDRLVAISNPLRYSVIMNRNLCLGLVVGSYIIGFLHSLLHTLFTAKLPFCGPNRVNHFFCDVKPVLILACSDISVNLKLLTMVTGYLATTSFLLTLFPNILISKFLLKIQTVQGRKRAFSTCSAHLMVVSLLFGTAMFTYLGPSSQDILDQDRAAAVLFTVVTPALNPVIYTLRNKDMKKAMKRVIQKWLKI from the exons atgaatattcaaatccagccagcGGGCCAGGCTGCAA ATTCCAACTACTCAAGAGTCTCCATAAACCGAACATCCCTAGAAGACTTTATCTTGGTTGGCTTCACAGAAGACAAGGAACTTCAAGTTGTCTTATTTTGCATATTCTTTATGTTTTTTCTCTTGAACATCACCGGGAATATCTCCATCCTGTGGTTTGTGACTTTTGATTCCAGTCTCCATACCCCCATGTATTTCTTCTTGGGGAACCTTTCCTTTTATGATATTTCCTTTTCATCTGTTGTAGTGCCAAAAATGCTATATGACTTCTTGTCTCGGCAGAACACCATCACGTTCGGCGGCTGCATTGCTCAGATGCATTTCTTTCATTTCCTGGGAAGCTCTGAAGTTACTTTGCTCACCATTATGTCTTATGATCGTCTGGTGGCCATAAGTAACCCCTTACGGTATTCAGTCATAATGAACAGAAATCTTTGCCTTGGCCTTGTTGTCGGTTCTTATATCATTGGCTTTCTTCATTCTCTTTTGCATACCTTGTTTACAGCAAAGCTTCCATTTTGTGGACCCAACAGAGTCAACCATTTTTTCTGTGATGTTAAACCAGTATTGATATTAGCCTGTTCAGATATTTCCGTCAATCTGAAACTTCTCACCATGGTCACTGGGTATCTGGCAACCACATCCTTCCTTCTCACCCTTTTTCCAAATATTTTGATCAGTAAATTTCTTCTGAAAATACAAACAGTTCAAGGTCGGAAGCGAGCGTTCTCCACCTGTAGTGCCCACCTTATGGTCGTCTCACTTCTCTTTGGGACGGCCATGTTTACATATTTGGGACCCTCTTCTCAAGATATTTTAGATCAGGACAGAGCTGCAGCGGTGCTGTTTACAGTAGTGACGCCTGCTCTAAACCCGGTTATATATACGTTGCGTAACAAAGACATGAAAAAAGCTATGAAGAGGGTCATTCAGAAGTGgctgaaaatataa